The following is a genomic window from Thalassophryne amazonica chromosome 14, fThaAma1.1, whole genome shotgun sequence.
CTGCCGGTTCACTGGTGGAATGACACGCATGAAAGGGCGGAGCATCATGGACAGCATCTCCATAATGAAGCAGATAACATAGAAGAGACGCAGGGGCAGCACAGGCTTGTCCTGAATGTGGAGGCCCAGAGGAGACATCACAACATGGTTGAAATCTGAATAACTCACTGGTGGTGTATCATCAGAGATGAAATAAACGTTCCCTCCAACCACTGATCTTCTCTGTAGGTCTTTGAGGCTGCGAGCCGCTTGGAGGTGGGCTAAAGCCACGTTGCCTACGTAGACAGGATTCACACGGGCTTCGGGTACAGACATCCGCAAAAGAACATCCCTGTTTTGTATTCCATCCCTCATGTGGCCAAGGAGGAAGCGACAGCCCTCCCCGTAGatatacatgggtctcagggcaCAGGTGGCCAGTTGTCCCCCATTGGGGAGGATCTCACCATGGGCCTGCAAGGTTCGCTGCTCGGCCTCCTTTTTGGTTTTGCTGTAGGCGAACTTCAGGGAGCACTTGTAATCAGTGTCTTCATTGCCGTTGATGACTGGGTCACCATTGGGATTTGGCCCCATCACCTCAATAGTGCTGGTGTAGATGAAGGATGTCACGTTCTCTTGGATACTTGCTTCTAAAAGCAACTGTGTTCCTAGACAGAAGAGAGACTCTTGAATTcactgaagaaagaaaaaaaaaaaaacacgcaagCAGTTCACTTATTTCAGGATAAGGTACAGTTGAGGACAAAAATGATTAGCCaccctatgaaatttaacatcttttcaatatttttttcaaaagtgttATTTGAACAGAACAAAGACTATtcagtaacactttacttgaagatatcgtcataatagtgataTAAGACTGTTATAActgttacatgaaaattcagtaaggtatatcttatatattatattccaattctaaggtggaactatgccagtatacaaaggtatatctaaatatctaaaaaggaagagtaaaataggagagtagagtagagccacttaggtgcctggtcttgagaaccagggatggtaggttaaaaagcttttttatcccatgggaactctccctacccacccaagcagctcaagaaaaaggtatgtataatataataagtaataagacataaaaaGGATAAGACAGCACAGGaaaagattgttatcaaacacaaaagaaccaactattttgtaagctacgatgaacgttgctaatgACacggtcatgaatgtgtcataaatatTATgttaatgtcataaatgtttatgactgctgtcattaagtgtcattcggtttttgtaacgacaagttgacaagttggcatacaactgaagaccaaaaaggccaaagacaacttctggttatgtcactgattaatatcaagttgtcatattcaagacaacTCACTGACTTCAcataagtaaagtctaaccttaccaacccctagagcaagcacataggtgacagtggtaaggaaaaactccctctgatgatttgaggaagaaacctcaagcagaccacacctagaggggtgacccactgcttaggccattctaacagttacaaggtttttatgaaaatgaagaaacagaaaacaggacttcaaaacaacatgacataataacaaaagaatatagACTcaatgagaagtccatgcaggtagttatgccacaggcaggggtcatccagcaatcCTCATGCCATCattctagttttattttggatgcttacattgttttactttgcacacagaaataaAATTATATCACAAAAACCCAAAACTGCCAAAGTTGAAATAATTAGCCCCTCCAATGTTAATAGTCAattgtgtgtcctttttgctggataacagGCTGCTTTCATATAGTTTTCAACAGGTCTTAGACGTGtatcctgaggaatcccagcctATTCTTCTTTGGCAAATCTCTCAAcctcctccagatttgatggtcttctgtcatggaccttggtcttcagttcaccccacagattttcaCCGGGATTCAAGTCAGGGCTTTCTGCAGGCCAGTCATTAAcattcactttggtcttctggaggtagCCCTTCACCAGGAGTGACATATGTTTTGGGTTGTTGCCATGTTTTAATACAAAGGAATGACCCAGACTCAGTTTTACTGCTGACTACTTGATATTTTTattcaaaatcttcacatatccttctttcttCAGGATTCCTTCTCCCTTGaggagattcccagttccagTAGCTTCCCCACAGCTTAATACTCCCACCGCCATGTTTCACTGTGGGCGCGGTGTTCTTTGGGTTATAGTATCCTCCcttctccaaacataagcaacGTGTATATGGCCAAAGAGCTCCAGTTTCATCTCAAGGACACACTTCAAGTATGCATAACCTTTCTTCAGGTTGTCCTCAGCATACTTCAGCCTGGCTTGAAGGTGTCTCCTGCAGAAGAGtagtttttcttggtctgcaaccTCGCTGTCCATTCCTGTCCAGGATTCAAGTGTCtgtcttctttgagactacaATACCCAACTTAGCTAAGTCATTCACTCATACCTCAGCATTTGTTCTGGGATCTTTAGACACATCTCTCGCTAGTTTTATTTgaaatcttctttgtctttgaaatcttttgcttcctacctctgccaggcttcttctgtactgtgtggctcTCTTTGAAGTTCTTGATGATACTTTTCACAccagttcttgacacttggaaCCACTGTGATAGCTTTTTATATCTTTCTCCTGCTTTGTGTTCATCAAGAATTCTTTTTCTCAAGTCTATActgatttcttttcttttgttagcATGATGCTTTCTCAAGTTAGAGCTCAAACTCTAACTGAAGTTTTTATAGTGTGTCTACATTGGAAGAACGCTCAGTTTCaacttgattttacaagctttgagcatTGCAAAGTTAAAGTACTTCATTGCACAACAGTGATTTGTGCTGTGGCTCaacaaaaagtttagatcttCAGGGGGCTAATGATTTTGACTGTGGTCATTTAATGGTTTTtgagaaataattttgttttatgTGCAAAGTAACATAATGCAAGCATCAGAAATAACACTGGGATGTTTGGAGAGTCTGTGTTGGAAATTTCTTGCTCAGTTAAAAAAGTgcttgggaaaattttgaagaaaactttAAATTTCATA
Proteins encoded in this region:
- the hsd3b1 gene encoding 3 beta-hydroxysteroid dehydrogenase/Delta 5-->4-isomerase, with the protein product MCFFFYCCFCTAMSLRGDVCVVTGGCGFLGQRLIRLLLEEEKTAEIRLLDKHVQPQIIQSLEGCRGDTKVVALEGDIRDSDFLRSACRGASVVFHIASIIDVQDSVEYSEIYGVNVRGTQLLLEASIQENVTSFIYTSTIEVMGPNPNGDPVINGNEDTDYKCSLKFAYSKTKKEAEQRTLQAHGEILPNGGQLATCALRPMYIYGEGCRFLLGHMRDGIQNRDVLLRMSVPEARVNPVYVGNVALAHLQAARSLKDLQRRSVVGGNVYFISDDTPPVSYSDFNHVVMSPLGLHIQDKPVLPLRLFYVICFIMEMLSMMLRPFMRVIPPVNRQLLTMLNTPFTFSYQKAKRHIGYLPRYTWEEARKRTTEWLASELPKERERFRAK